GCAAAAAAAGCACTTTTGTACGGTCGTGTCAAGGCATACCCTGTAAGTCCTACAGAGTATCCTATCAGAGCTATATAGGTAAGTTCTGTGTTTTTCTGTGAGAATGCACCTCTCTCTAATAAAACAGATATTATCTCTTTACCTAAAACAATCATACCAACAGTAGCAGGAATAGATATAAAGATCGCAAATCTTATCCCATTATTAAAATCCTGTAAGAAACTTTTTTTATTTCCTTCTGATATATGCTTTGATAAAGAGACAAGCAGAGCATTCCCTAACCCGATAGCAAAAAGACCAATAGGAAGCTGAAATATCCTGTTTGCATAGTAAAGATAGGATATAGCCCCTCCAATCAAGAAAGATGCGATGATAGTGTCAACTATAAAACCGAACTGACTTACACCGAAGGAAAGAAATGCAGGTATCAGTCTTTTAAATGTCTCTTTTGTCTCAGGAAGTATTTTAAAAGATAAATAGAAAGAAAATTTTTCTTTTATAATAAAGGGAATCTGGAGAAAAACCTGAAGTATTCCCCCAATAAGAGCCCCGATACCAAGAGAGTAAATACCGTAGTAAGAGGATAGAAAAAAAGCACAGAGTATAAAAGAAAGGTTTAACAAGGCTGGAGATACAGCAGGGACAAAAAACCTATCCCTTGTATTTAAAAGAGCCATAAAGAATGAGACCCAGCCTACAAGAATAAGATAGGGAAATGTAAGTTTTAACAGTGAAGAAGCCTCATTTATTGTTCCTTTTTCTGCAAGCCCCGGAGCAATTACACCAACAATAAAATCAGAAAAGAAAACACCTATAAAAGTCAAAAAAGATAGGGCTAATGTATAAAAAGAAAAAAGGGAAGATATATACTTTTTTGAGTAATCTGGCTCTCTTTTTGATAGTTCAGTAAAAATAGGAATAAATGCAGCATTAAAACTTCCTTCAGCAACAAGTTGTCTCAGGGTATTAGGTATTCTCCAGGCAACAAAAAATGCATCTGTAAGGGGATTAGCCCCAAATATATATGCTACAGTTGCATCCCTTATATAACCTAAAACTCTACTTATAAAAGTAGCAAAGGAAAAAAATAAAGTGTTTTTTAAAAAATGTGCTTTACTCAATTTCCACACCTGATAACAGTTGCGATAACAGGAACTATACCATCTCTAATCATACCTAATTTTTTTGCTGCAACATATGAAAGGTCTAACACTCTTCCTCTAACAAAGGGTCCTCTATCGTTTATTCTGACTTTTACCTTTTTTCCATTTTTTAAGTTTTTCACAACAATAATACTCCCGAAAGGCAAAAATCTGTGGGCTGCTGTATAGTCGTACATATTGTATATCTCACCACTTGCTGTTTTTCTTCTGTGGTACTTTTTACCGTAATAGGAAGCGTATCCCTTTATCACCTCAGGACATCTTTTAACACTATTTTTATGGGCACAGGAAAAGAAAACCGAAAAACAGATTAAGACTACTATAAATCTCATTTTGCAGAGTTTTTAATATTTACAGTTGAGCTTAAAAAAAGCCTTTTACCGCTCTTAAAAACTGTTAGTCTTATTGTGTATTCTCCAGAAGGAACCTGCTCATTATTAAAATCTTTCTGTTTCCAGCACCATTTTTTCTTCTGGGACGGTTTGATTTCTACTATAGACTGGGTAGCTATAGGTGAAAATATTATTTTCTCAAAGTCCTTATCTTCAAAAACAGCCCACGGAGCTGACGAAGGAAGGTAGATTTTTTCCCCTGAATTATTTTTTAGGTAAAAACATATATCTTCTGATTTGTTGAAATTTTTCTTAATAGGTCTAAATTCTAAACTTCCCTGTGTGGCTGCTAAAGAAAATGAAAAGAGAATCAACAGAACAAAAAGAACTTTTTTTAACATATTAAATCCCCTTTAGTTTAGAATATTTAAACTGTAAAAAATTTTATATAAAAATCGTATCGTTTCAAGGAGAAAAAATGTTTAGAGTTGCTCTGATAGGAAGACCAAATGTAGGTAAGTCTTCTTTATTTAACAGAATTATAGGAAAAAGAAAGGCTATAGTAGAAGATATACCCGGTGTAACAAGGGATAGACTTGTATCAAAAGCTGAATGGAAAGGTATACCTTTTGAGATTGTAGACACAGGAGGATATCTGCAGGGAGATGAAGACAAATTTGCTCCATATCTGAGAAAACAGATAGAAAAAGAGCTCCAGCTTGCAGATCTTATCGTTTTTGTTGTTGATGGAAAAGAGGGACTTACACAGGCAGATAAAGATATAGCAGACATACTGAGAAGAACAGATAAGCCTGTTATTGTCGCTGTAAATAAAATAGATAATCCATCGCAGGAAGAAAATATTTATGAATTTTACGAGCTTGGTTTTGACAGAGTCATTCCTGGTTCAGCTATACAAAGAATCGGAGTGGCTGAATTATTAGACGAAATAGTCAGACATATCCCTGATTATGAAACTTCAGTCTCAAGAGAAAAGGTAGAGGAAAAGGAAAGAGATAAAACTATAATAAAAGTTGCCATAGTTGGAAAACCAAATGCAGGAAAATCCTCTCTTTTAAATGCCATTCTCGGAGAAGAAAGAGCAGTTGTTTCCAACATTCCCGGAACTACAAGAGATGTAGTTGATACCTTGTTTGAGTGGGAGGGACACAAATTTCTTTTCTTAGATACTGCCGGTCTCAGGAAAAAATCTAAAGTTGATTATGGTCTTGAGTTTTTCAGTGTAGGTAGAACTCTTGAAGCCATTAAAAAGGCAGACATTGTAGTTCATGTGATCGATGCACAGGAAGGAGCCACAGAACAGGACACAAAAATTGCCCATCTGATACAAAAATACACAAAACCTGCTATTATAGTGATAAATAAGATTGATACATTACCTCAGAGAAAAGAGGTTTTAAATAGAATCAGAAATCAGGTAAGAGAAAAACTTTATTTCATTCCTTATGCACCTATTCTTTTTGTATCGGCAACACAGAGGAAAGGTATAAAACAGCTTTTAAAAGAAATTGTCGAAGTTTACAATCAGGCGTGGAAAAGGGTTGGAACAGGACAGCTTAACAGGGCTATAAAACAGATTTTATCCCTGAGACATCCCCCTTCTTTCAGAGGAAAACCTCTTAAAATCTACTATGCAACACAGCTTGAAGGAAAACCTCCATGCTTTTTGCTGTTTGTAAATTATCCGGAAGGTTTTAAAGAGCATTATGTAAGGTTTTTAGAAAATAATCTTAGGGAAATACTTGGCTTTGAAAAAGCACCTATTAAATTAATATTTAGGGAAAGAGAAAGTATATACAAGGAGGGCTAATTGGAAAGGCTGATAGTTGTATCAGCTATTCTCCCAATCCATCTAAAAAAGGAAGGTAAAGACTACACTGTAAGTATAAGTCCGGGAGGTCTTGTTACAGCTCTCAGGCAGGCTCTTTACAAAAGAAAAGCTATATGGATAGGATGGGCTGGTACAGAAAAACTGACAAAACAGTTAAAAGAGAAAATCATCTCAGAAGGTACTAAGGAAGGGTTCATACTCTATCCTGTTTCCCTATCAGATGAAGAGAGAGAAAACTTCTTTGATGGATTTTCAAACGGGATAATATGGCCTTTATTCCATACATTTCAGGCTTATGCCAGATTCCAACCAGAGTACTGGGAAGCTTACAAAAAAGTAAATAAAAAGTTTGCTACCGCTATAAAGGGCTTGGTTCACAAAGATGACCTTATATGGGTTCATGACTACCATTTTTTTCTCTTACCAGGATATTTAAAAAAACTTAACGTTAAAAATAAAACAGCCTTCTTTTTACACATACCTTTTCCAAACCCTGAACTTTTTTTCAAAATACCGTGGAGAATAGACATCCTGAGAGGTCTTTTAGATTATGATCTTATAGGATTCCATACATACATAGACAGGAAAAATTTTTTAGATTGTATTAATGAGCTAATAGAAGATATAGATATAAAGGTTAAAGAACCTATCACAGAGATCTCGTACAAAGGTAGAAAAATAAAGATAGGAGTTTTCCCAATAAGTATAGATTTTGATAAATATAACAGCCTTGCAAAAGAGGCAAAACCTCTGAAGAAAAACGGGAAAATAATACTCGGTATTGATAGACTTGATTACACGAAAGGTCTTATAGATAAATTGAAAGCATACAGATATTTTCTTGAAAAATATCCGGAATTCCATTGCAAAGTAAAGCTCGTACAGGCTGTAGCTCCAAACATAAAAAAACTACCTGAATATGACCAGCTAAAAGTAGAGTTTGAACATCTTGTAAGTGATATAAACGGAAGATTCGGAACAGAAAGATGGACTCCTGTTCATTATATAGCAAGAAGAATAGAGTTCGGCAAACTCATCAGCTATTACAGATACTCAGACGTATGCTGGGTTAACTCTATTAAAGACGGTATGAATCTTGTAGGCAAAGAATACGCAGCATCAAACATAGATGAGAATGGAGTTCTCCTTTTAAGTGAGTTTGCCGGTGCAGCAACAGAGATACACGATTACTCCATACTTGTAAATCCTTACGATATAGAAGGAACTGCCTTTTCTCTATACAAAGCATTAAGTATGGAAGAGAAAGAAAAAAGAAGGATGATGAAAGGTTTGAGAGAACATATAAGAAAGTACAATATAAACTGGTGGAGCAACACATATCTTGAAACAGCTTTTGGTAGGAAAATAGAAGATTTCCCTATATTAGAAGATGATATCCCCCTCCACGAGATACTATCTTAAAGCTCCTTTGAATTTATTATAAAGGTTACAGGACCATCATTTTCTATAAATACCTTCATATGAGCTGCGAATATACCTGTTTGAACAGGAACATACTCAGACAGTTTTTTAACAAATTTCTCATAAAGTTCTCTGGCTCTTTCAGGTTCTTCAGCATCATCAAATGACGGTCTCCTTCCCTTTTTTACATTCCCTGCAAGGGTGAACTGGGATATAACAAGGGCTTCTCCTTTTATATCTATAAGAGACAAATTCATCTTTCCTTTATCATCTTCAAAGATTCTAAGAAACGGTACTTTTTTTAGAAGTTTCTCTATATCTTCTTCTGTATCCCCTTTTACAACACCAAGAAGTATATTTATTCCTTTTCCTATTTTACCTACAATCTTTCCATCAACCTCAACCCACGAACTATTCACCCTCTGAACGACAGCTATCATTTGAACCTCCAGTTTTTAGAATTATATATAAATTGTATGGGAAAGCTTATAGAAGATAAAACTCTTCATAATAAGGTTTATGTTTTTGAAGATAGGGAAGAAGCAGGAGATAAGCTGTCTGAGTTTCTAAAAAGTATAGCCGATAAAAACAGTATTGTTTTAGCCATTCCGTCTGGTGGGGTTCCTGTAGGAGTAAAAATAGCAAAAAAACTAAATATACCCTTCGATCTGTTGCTTGTCAAAAAAATAACATATCCATGGAACACAGAAGCAGGATTTGGAGCTGTTAGTATTGAAGGGGATTATGTATTGAATGAAGAAGCAGTTAAATATTCAGGTCTTACGGAAGATACAATAAACTCACAAAAGGAAAAAACCATACAGATACTAAAACACAGAGATAAGACCTTCAGAAATAACCGACCTATACCGCACATAACAGGAAAAACAGTTATACTGGTAGATGATGGTCTTGCTTCTGGATACACAATGCTAACAGCAATAAAAATGGTAAAAAGAAAGAAACCTAAAAAAATAATAGTAGCTGTTCCAACATGCTCAAAATCTGCAATTGATAGTCTGCTTAATGAAGTTGATTATATCGTATGTCTAAATTATAGAGATTTTTATCCTTATGCAGTTGCAGATGCATACAGAAATTGGTACGACCTTTCTGACGAAGATGTTTTATACTATCTGAAAAAGGCGGAGGAAGAAGATGATAAGATTTCTTGAAGTAGTAACCCAAAAAAGAACACACCTTGAAGAAATAACAGATGAAGTTCAAGAAATCGTTGATGAGAGCGGTATAACAGAAGGAATATGTTATATATATGTTCCCCATACAACAGCAGGAGTATTCATAAATGAAAATGCAGACCCAGACGTCAAGATAGATATAGAGGAGACTCTGGAAAAATTAATTCCATGGCAGGGAAAATACAGACATATTGAAGGAAATGCCGCGGCACATATAAAATCTGTCATAGTTGGAACCAACACATTTATCCCTATCAAAAACGGAAAACTTATGCTGGGAACGTGGCAGGGAATATTCTTTGCTGAGTTTGACGGTCCAAGAACAAGAAAAGTAATAGTAAAAATAGTAGAAGGATAATCGTCTATCTAATTCTGTACATTTGTAAAAATTGTATTTTAGCTTAAAATAATATAAATATCTGAAAAATGGAGATTTTTTATGGCGTATGAATCATTTGCCAGAAAATATAGACCAAAAAATTTCAAAGAAGTTGTAGGACAGGAGACAGTAGTCAGGACACTATCTAATGCTATAAAGTTAGATAGGCTTTCCCATGCCTATATATTTGCAGGCTCAAGGGGGCTCGGAAAAACAACTATCGCAAGAATAATAACAAAATGCCTCAATTGTGAGGAAGGCATTACAGATACTCCCTGTGGTAAATGTGAAAACTGCATTGAGATAGAAAAAGGCTCATTTCCTGATATGTACGAAATAGATGCAGCATCAAACAGGGGAATAGATGACATAAGATCAATTAAAGAAAATGTCTCATACGCCCCTATAAAAGGAAGGTACAAAGTTTACATCATAGACGAAGCACATATGCTAACCAGAGAGGCATTTAACGCCCTTTTGAAAACCCTCGAAGAGCCTCCGCCAAACAATCTTTTTATACTTGCCACAACAGAACTCCACAAAATACCTGATACCATAAGGTCAAGATGCCAGACTTTTATCTTCAGACCTCCTAATAAGGCACAGATTAAAGAATACCTGAAAAGAATACTGGAAAATGAAAATATCAGATACGAAGAGGATGCTTTAGAGCTTATAGCAAATGCAAGCGAAGGTGGAGTCAGGGACGCTGCAAGTATATTAGATCAGGCTGTTATATACGGAGGAGGTAAAATAAAAAAAGAGACGACTGAAGAACTACTTGGAGTCATACCTGAGGAGATACAGAAAAAATTTTTAGAAAATCTTAAAAACAAAAATCTTAAAGAGCTTGTAAAGATCATTGAAAGATTAGACAGAGAGGGATACGATCTGACTATATTCTGGAATCAGATACTTGAAAGTATACATTCTGCCCTTCTATCTGTGGTAATAGAGAAAGAAAAAGATGATATATTTTCAGAAGAAGATTTAGAGTTTCTCATATACGCTAATGATATTTTCAAAAAAGCGTTAATCGAATCAAGAGCATTCCACGACAAAAAAGATATATTCCAGCTCGCGGTTTTAAAGCTAAGATTTATGAAAAATCTTATCTCCCTTGAAGAAATATTGAAAAACGGCGTACCTGAAATAAAAACAGAGGAAAAACAAGAAAAAAAAGAAGAAAGCTTTGATATACAAAAAGCGATCCTGAAAATAGGAAAAGAAGCAGGAGGAATTATAGCAGGAGCTTTAAAAAATGCAAGTATCAAAGAAGAGGAAAATAGTTTTATATTGCTCGTAGATAAAACAGTAGCAGAGCTACTAAAGGATAAATTAGATATAATAGAAAAGTACTTTCCAAAGCCTGTAAAGATAGAAGAGTTAGAAATAAAAACAGAAAGAAAAAAGCAGAAAAAAAGAGATGAGTCTGTAGACAAAGTTCTGGAACTGTTTCAGGGAAAAATAATCAGCTATAAGGAGGAGTAAATGTTTAACCTTGGAAATTTAGGAGATATGATGAAAATGATGAAAACAATGCAAGAAAATATGGAAAGGGCAAAAGAAGAGCTTAGAAATGAAGATATAATCGTAGAAGTTGGTGGAGGAATGGTAAAAATTGTTGTTAACGGTCTTGGAGAAGCAAAAGATGTTTTTATAGATAAAACTCTTTTAAATGAAGAAAATCATGAAATACTTCAGGATCTTCTCGTTGCAGCAATAAATGAAGCAAACTCCAGATCAAAAGAAGTTATGTCTCAGAAACTGTCTCAGGCCGCTGGTCTACCGGGAAATATCCCAGGGCTTGGTAACTTACTGTGATGGACAAAATCATACCTGAGACTTTAAAAAAAGTTGTTGAGGAGATATCAAACCTTCCCGGATACGGAGAAAAATCTGCCCAGAGACTTGCAGTAAACGTACTGAGTATGCCCAGAGGAGAAGCCCTCAATCTCATAAAAATATTTATGGAGATGCTTGAAAAAGTTCATCCATGCAAAGAGTGTGGTATTTATACAGAAGAAGAGATATGCCCTGTTTGTTCAGATGAAGAAAGAGATCGAAGCAGTATATGTGTTGTTGAAGAAAGTTTTGACGCTTTTGCTATAGAAAGAACAAGAAAGTATAGAGGATTATACCATGTTATTGGTGGGAGATTATCTCCCCTTGAAGAGATTACAGCTGAAGATCTAAATATAGAATCACTTATAAGAAGGGTTGAAAAATACCCTGTAAAAGAGGTTATTCTGGCTACAAATCCAACTGTAGAAGGCGAAGCAACAGCTTCCTATATATACAATCTGCTAAAGAACAAAGGGATCACAATATCCAGAATCGCCTATGGACTTCCATTTGGGGCTGTCCTTGAAAATGCAGACGACTTTACACTTTCCAAAGCTTTAGAACACAAAACCCCTATCTGAAAAACACTCAAACATCTAAACTTTTTTGTTTTATTTTTTCCCCTGTGGTATTATTTATATAACACTGTTATAAAAATAGGAGGTTTATCACCATGGCAACCGCTACTGACAAAAGTATGAGGGAGATTCGCTGGCATGGAAGAGGTGGACAGGGAACAGTTACAGCTGCCAAAATGCTTGCATCTGCAGCAATAATAAGAGGGAAACACGGACAGGCAATGCCAGAGTTCGGTCTTGAAAGATCAGGAACTCCTGTTAAAGTCTCAACAAGAATAAGTGATCATATAATAAACACAAGGGCTCCAGTAGAACATCCGGAAATAGTTATAATCACAGATCCATCTCTGATGTTCACAATAAAAGATATTATCAAATCAGGGACAGACGAGAACACAGTTTTCATTGTAAATACAAACTTCCCTCCTGATAAAGTAAGGAAAATACTTGATATTCCTAATAACGAGCTGTGGATTGTTGATGCTTCAAAGATAGCACTTGAAGAGTTTGGAAGAAATATACCTAACACAGCTGTTCTTGGAGCAGTTGCAAAAGCAACAGGAATTGTTGATCTGGACTCTTTAAAACAGGAAATCACAGAGGCTTTTGAAGCTTCATCAAAATTAAGAGCACTTCTCCCACAGAACCTTAAGGCACTGGAAAGGGGATATGAAGAGGTATACAAAGCAGAATAATGGCCTATCTCATAAAAATAGGCCTATCATCTGCTTAAACTAAAGGATACCAATCAAAATGAAAGGAGGATTATATAAATGAGTTATCAACTTAAACCATGGCACGAAATACCAATCGGTTCAATTGTTCCTGAGGCAGGTTCAAGTAAAGTAAACCACACAGGCTCATGGAGAATGCTCAGACCTGTACTGAATTACGATAAATGTACCCATTGCCTCATATGCTGGATATTCTGTCCAGATGATTCAATCCCTGTAACTCCTCAGGAGAGATTTGAAACAGATTTTGAGTACTGCAAGGGATGTGGAATATGTGCAGTTGAATGTCCATATGATGCTCTCGAAATGGTTCCAGAGATGGAAATTAAACTAAAAGAGCTTGAAGAAGAAATAGGTTAAAAATACGGAGGTTTAAAATATGGCTCAGAAAAAAGTTATAGCTTTAACAGGTAATCAGGCTGCCGCAGAAGCAATGAGACAGATTAATTTTGATGTGGCAGCTGTTTATCCAATATCTCCACAGACTGAACTTATGGGATTTTTTGCCGAGTATGTCGCAAACGGTGAAGTAGATACAGAGATGATAGCTGTGGATGGAGAGCACTCTGCAATGGCAACATGTATAGGAGCTGCTGCTGCTGGAGCAAGGACAATAACAGCTTCTGCAGGTCCCGGAATTGCCTATATGGTTGAAAATCTTTACGTTGCTTCAGGTATGAGAGTACCTATAGTCTTACTTGATGTTAATAGGGCTTTATCTGCACCCCTTTCTATTCACTGTGACCATGCAGACTCTATGCTAACAAGGGATACAGGATGGATATCTTTATTTTCAGAAAATGCACAGGAAGCGTATCACAATATTATTATGTCTGTTAAGATATCTGAAAAAGCGATGTTTCCCATTATAGTTAATTATGATGGGTACATAGTCTCCCACTCTATTGAAGATGTTGAGATTTTAGATGATGAAACAGTGAGGAACTTTGTTGGACCTTCAGATATTCACAGAATTCCTTACCCTCTCCTTGATGTTGAAAAACCGGTAACATACGGTGCAACAGCACAGCCAGACTACTATACAGAATGTAAATACCAGCAACATCACGATTTTCTGAAAGTTTACGATATTGTCAGGGAAGTGTTTGATGAGTTTGCAGAAATATCAGGAAAAAGGTACGACTTTATAGAAGAGTACCAAACAGAAGATGCTGAGTATATCGGAATATCTATGGGATCTTCTTTTGGAACTTTAAAAGATGCTGTTGACAGATTAAGAGAACAGGGTAGAAAAGTTGGAGCGATAAAAATCAGGCTTTACAGACCTTTCCCTGTAAAAGAACTAGCGAAAGCCCTTTCTAAAGCAAAAGGTGTCGTTGTTTTAGATAGAGCTGACTCATTTGACGGAATAGGAGGACCTCTTTTCAAAGATGTGGCAACATCTCTTCTTGCAACTGAAAACAACCCTTACCTCCACAACTTTATCTACGGGCTCGGTGGAAGAGAGATACATGAAGAAGAGTTTATGAGAGCATTTGATAGACTTGAACGCCTTGAAAAAGGTGTTGAGACAAGAGAAAACTTTGTTGAATACTTACAAGTGAGGGAGTAATCATGGCAAAAAAAAGACCTATAGCACTGCTTTCAGAATTAGCATCACATAAAGAAACTTTTGGTGGAGATATGCCCCTTGCTCCAGGACATAGAATGTGTATAGGGTGCGGTATCCCTCCAATTGTTAACGAGATAATACTTGCAATTAATGAGCCTGTTATTGTTTCTAATGCGACCGGTTGTCTTGAGGTTACAACAGGTGTTTATCCAGTAACTGCGTGGAATGTACCCTGGATTCACGTTAATTTCCAGTCGGCTGCTACAGTTATGGCAGGGGTTGAGACAGCCTACAAAGTTCTCAAGAAAAAAGGAGTTATCCCAGAAGATAAAAAGATACATTTTGTAGCCTTTGGTGGAGACGGTGGAACCTACGATATTGGTTTTCAGGCTCTTTCGGCTACAGCAGAAAGAGGACATAATGTTCTTTATGTATGCTACAACAACGAAGGATACCAGAACACAGGATATCAGAAATCTTCAGCTACACCTATAGGTGCATACACAAAAACAACACCTGTTGGAAAGGCAAGAGTAGGGAAACAGGAACCAAGAAAAGATCTTACTATGATAATGGCTGCCCACGGAATTCCATACGTTGCACAGGCTTCTCCACATATTTTCAGGGATCTGACAAAGAAAACCAAAAAAGCTATATCAATGCCGGGATTTAAGTTTATAAATGTTTTAGAGCCCTGTACTTTATCATGGAGATTTTCTCCTGAAGACACAATGAGAC
The Persephonella hydrogeniphila DNA segment above includes these coding regions:
- a CDS encoding thiamine pyrophosphate-dependent enzyme, coding for MAKKRPIALLSELASHKETFGGDMPLAPGHRMCIGCGIPPIVNEIILAINEPVIVSNATGCLEVTTGVYPVTAWNVPWIHVNFQSAATVMAGVETAYKVLKKKGVIPEDKKIHFVAFGGDGGTYDIGFQALSATAERGHNVLYVCYNNEGYQNTGYQKSSATPIGAYTKTTPVGKARVGKQEPRKDLTMIMAAHGIPYVAQASPHIFRDLTKKTKKAISMPGFKFINVLEPCTLSWRFSPEDTMRLAKLAVETRYWPVYEVIDGKYWKVNIKPKKPKPIEEYIAAQPRWKHVLKYPDVLERIQKEVDEKWKLLLHLEEMSKKLAEEEGVDYEELFKVPEE
- the porA gene encoding pyruvate ferredoxin oxidoreductase, with protein sequence MAQKKVIALTGNQAAAEAMRQINFDVAAVYPISPQTELMGFFAEYVANGEVDTEMIAVDGEHSAMATCIGAAAAGARTITASAGPGIAYMVENLYVASGMRVPIVLLDVNRALSAPLSIHCDHADSMLTRDTGWISLFSENAQEAYHNIIMSVKISEKAMFPIIVNYDGYIVSHSIEDVEILDDETVRNFVGPSDIHRIPYPLLDVEKPVTYGATAQPDYYTECKYQQHHDFLKVYDIVREVFDEFAEISGKRYDFIEEYQTEDAEYIGISMGSSFGTLKDAVDRLREQGRKVGAIKIRLYRPFPVKELAKALSKAKGVVVLDRADSFDGIGGPLFKDVATSLLATENNPYLHNFIYGLGGREIHEEEFMRAFDRLERLEKGVETRENFVEYLQVRE